The proteins below come from a single Cytobacillus luteolus genomic window:
- the speD gene encoding adenosylmethionine decarboxylase yields METMGRHVISELWGCNFEKLNNMQEIERIFVDAALKSGAEVREVAFHKFAPQGVSGVVIISESHLTIHSFPEHGYASIDVYTCGELDPNIAADYIAEALGAQTRENIELPRGMGPVQVKQAQAKAL; encoded by the coding sequence ATGGAAACAATGGGTCGTCACGTAATTTCAGAATTATGGGGTTGTAATTTCGAAAAATTAAACAATATGCAAGAAATTGAAAGAATCTTTGTTGATGCTGCACTTAAATCAGGAGCTGAGGTTCGCGAAGTAGCATTCCACAAATTTGCTCCACAAGGAGTAAGTGGAGTAGTTATCATTTCTGAATCACACTTAACAATTCATAGCTTTCCTGAGCATGGCTATGCTAGCATTGACGTTTATACATGTGGTGAATTAGATCCTAATATCGCTGCAGATTATATCGCTGAGGCACTTGGCGCTCAAACTCGTGAAAATATTGAATTACCACGTGGTATGGGTCCAGTACAAGTTAAACAAGCACAAGCGAAAGCACTTTAA
- a CDS encoding glyceraldehyde-3-phosphate dehydrogenase, which yields MNPRIAINGFGRIGRMVFRKAIMENDLNVVAINASYPAETLAHLIKYDTNHGKFDGDVIAEDDALIVNGKRVKLLSSRDPLELPWKQLNIDIVIEATGKFNSKEKASLHMAAGAKKVILTAPGKNEDITIVMGVNEHELDTEVHNIISNASCTTNCLAPVAKVLDEQFGIENGLMTTVHAYTNDQNNIDNPHKDLRRARACAQSIIPTTTGAAKALTLVLPSLKGKLHGMALRVPTSNVSLVDLVVDLKRDVTIDDINDAFEAASHSSLQGILQYTTEPLVSIDFNTNPHSSIIDGLSTMVIGDRKVKVLAWYDNEWGYSCRVVDLAKHVASLMFRKSEVEVG from the coding sequence ATGAACCCAAGAATCGCTATTAACGGATTTGGACGAATTGGTAGAATGGTATTTAGAAAGGCTATTATGGAAAATGACTTAAATGTGGTAGCTATTAATGCTAGTTATCCAGCTGAGACGCTAGCACATTTAATAAAATATGATACAAACCATGGAAAATTTGATGGGGATGTCATTGCAGAAGATGATGCTTTAATTGTTAACGGAAAACGAGTAAAGCTCTTGAGTTCACGTGACCCATTAGAACTTCCTTGGAAACAGTTAAATATTGATATCGTAATCGAAGCTACAGGTAAATTTAATTCTAAAGAAAAAGCAAGTCTTCATATGGCAGCTGGCGCAAAAAAAGTAATCTTAACAGCACCTGGTAAGAATGAAGATATAACGATCGTAATGGGCGTTAATGAACATGAATTAGACACAGAAGTTCACAATATTATTTCAAATGCTTCTTGTACAACTAATTGTTTAGCCCCAGTTGCTAAGGTATTAGATGAACAATTTGGTATTGAAAATGGCCTTATGACTACTGTTCATGCTTATACGAATGACCAAAACAATATCGATAATCCTCATAAGGATTTAAGAAGAGCAAGAGCTTGTGCACAGTCAATTATTCCTACTACTACTGGTGCAGCAAAAGCATTAACTTTAGTACTTCCTAGTTTAAAAGGAAAATTACATGGTATGGCACTACGTGTACCAACTTCTAATGTATCATTAGTAGACCTAGTTGTGGACTTAAAGCGTGATGTTACAATTGATGACATCAATGATGCATTTGAAGCTGCTTCTCATAGTTCTTTACAAGGAATATTACAATATACAACAGAACCACTTGTATCAATTGACTTTAATACAAACCCACATTCATCAATTATAGATGGATTATCAACAATGGTAATTGGTGATCGAAAAGTAAAAGTACTTGCTTGGTATGACAACGAGTGGGGTTACTCATGCAGAGTAGTAGACCTTGCAAAACACGTTGCAAGCCTAATGTTTCGAAAATCAGAAGTAGAAGTGGGTTAA
- the coaE gene encoding dephospho-CoA kinase (Dephospho-CoA kinase (CoaE) performs the final step in coenzyme A biosynthesis.), which produces MALIIGLTGGIASGKSTVSKMLEELGLAIVDADKIAHQVVEVGKPAYTEIVRVFGEKVLKPDLSINRPELGAIIFNDKQKREMLNSIVHPEVRKEMLQQADRFIKNGAKAVILDIPLLFESKLTHMVQKTILVYVDEEVQLERLMSRNGYTEAEAKARIFSQMPLIEKKDLADVVLDNNGSINNTREQLLLILSKWDIL; this is translated from the coding sequence ATGGCACTTATTATTGGTCTAACCGGGGGAATCGCAAGTGGAAAAAGCACAGTTTCAAAGATGCTTGAGGAACTGGGACTTGCCATTGTAGATGCAGATAAAATAGCTCATCAAGTTGTTGAAGTTGGGAAGCCTGCTTATACAGAAATTGTAAGAGTATTTGGAGAGAAAGTTCTAAAGCCCGATCTTAGTATTAATCGTCCGGAGTTAGGAGCTATTATATTTAATGATAAGCAAAAGCGAGAGATGTTAAACAGCATCGTACATCCAGAGGTTCGCAAGGAAATGTTACAACAAGCTGATCGCTTTATAAAAAATGGAGCTAAGGCAGTTATATTGGATATCCCACTTTTATTTGAAAGTAAATTAACCCACATGGTTCAAAAAACAATTTTGGTATATGTTGATGAGGAAGTACAGTTGGAAAGACTTATGTCACGAAACGGTTATACGGAAGCAGAAGCGAAGGCAAGGATTTTCTCACAGATGCCTTTGATTGAGAAGAAAGACTTAGCTGATGTGGTCCTTGATAATAATGGGTCTATAAACAACACAAGAGAGCAATTATTACTTATATTGAGCAAATGGGATATACTATAA
- the ytaF gene encoding sporulation membrane protein YtaF → MTQYLSLVLLAFAVSLDSFSVGFTYGLRKMKIPFKSIVIIACCSALTLLLAMGVGSTIATIISPSAAEKIGGLVLVGIGAWVLFQFFKPSKQSEEQVEEKVLLKFEIKSLGVVINILRKPMVADFDKSGTITGVEAFMLGLALSLDAFGAGIGAALLGYSPWIMATCVAIMSSLFVTLGINSGRTFSESKWIQKFSFLPGVMLIVIGIWKF, encoded by the coding sequence ATGACTCAATACTTGTCACTAGTCTTATTAGCATTTGCTGTTAGTCTTGATAGCTTTAGTGTAGGTTTCACATATGGATTACGCAAAATGAAAATTCCATTTAAATCAATTGTAATTATTGCTTGCTGCTCTGCTCTTACCCTTTTGTTAGCTATGGGAGTTGGTAGTACAATCGCAACTATCATATCACCAAGTGCTGCTGAAAAAATTGGAGGCTTAGTGTTAGTCGGTATTGGAGCTTGGGTGTTGTTTCAATTTTTTAAACCTTCCAAGCAGTCCGAAGAGCAAGTAGAAGAAAAGGTGCTTCTGAAGTTTGAAATTAAATCACTTGGCGTCGTTATTAATATTTTAAGAAAGCCCATGGTTGCAGATTTTGATAAGTCTGGAACAATTACAGGTGTAGAGGCTTTTATGCTTGGTCTAGCACTTTCATTAGATGCTTTTGGAGCAGGAATAGGAGCTGCACTACTGGGTTATTCTCCGTGGATAATGGCGACTTGTGTAGCGATCATGAGTTCATTATTTGTAACTTTAGGTATTAATAGTGGACGTACCTTTTCAGAAAGTAAATGGATTCAGAAGTTTTCATTTTTACCTGGCGTAATGCTAATTGTGATTGGAATATGGAAGTTTTAA
- the mutM gene encoding DNA-formamidopyrimidine glycosylase has product MPELPEVETVRRTLAQLVLGKKIEEVRVLWPKMVKKPAEAEQFIDALKGQTIHEISRRGKFLKFILDDYVLVSHLRMEGRYGLYSNDEPYDKHTHVFFTFTDNTELRYKDVRKFGTMHLFKKGVEEMEMPLSQLGPEPFSEEFTEKVLKEGLMKTNRKVKVALLDQKIVVGLGNIYVDEALFRAGIHPEREANSLKPKEIKKLHQEIVSTLQEAVNKGGSTIRSYVNTQGEIGMFQLELFVYGRKAEPCKHCGTSLEKIVVGGRGTHFCPKCQRLK; this is encoded by the coding sequence TTGCCTGAATTACCAGAAGTAGAAACAGTAAGAAGAACTCTTGCACAATTAGTACTCGGCAAAAAAATTGAAGAAGTAAGAGTTCTTTGGCCCAAAATGGTCAAAAAACCTGCTGAGGCCGAACAATTTATTGATGCATTAAAAGGACAAACCATACATGAGATTTCAAGAAGAGGGAAATTTCTTAAGTTCATTTTAGATGATTATGTATTAGTCTCTCATTTACGGATGGAAGGAAGGTATGGATTATATTCTAACGATGAACCTTATGATAAGCACACCCACGTTTTCTTCACCTTTACAGATAACACGGAGCTAAGATATAAGGACGTAAGAAAGTTCGGTACAATGCATCTATTTAAAAAAGGTGTAGAAGAGATGGAGATGCCTCTTTCTCAGCTTGGACCCGAGCCTTTTTCGGAAGAATTTACTGAAAAGGTTTTAAAAGAAGGATTAATGAAAACCAATCGAAAGGTTAAAGTAGCTTTGCTTGACCAAAAAATTGTTGTTGGATTAGGCAATATCTACGTAGATGAAGCATTATTTCGAGCAGGTATTCATCCTGAGCGGGAAGCTAATTCTCTAAAGCCTAAGGAAATCAAAAAATTACATCAGGAGATTGTCAGCACCTTGCAAGAAGCTGTTAATAAGGGTGGAAGTACGATTAGATCCTATGTTAATACTCAAGGAGAAATAGGAATGTTTCAACTTGAATTGTTTGTGTACGGAAGAAAAGCAGAACCGTGTAAACATTGTGGCACCTCACTTGAAAAAATCGTGGTTGGGGGAAGAGGTACTCATTTCTGCCCTAAATGCCAAAGGTTAAAATAA
- the polA gene encoding DNA polymerase I, whose translation MSKKVVLIDGNSIAYRAFFALPLLSNEKGVHTNAIYGFTMMLMKILEDEKPSHILVAFDAGKTTFRHKTFGEYKGGRQKTPPELSEQFPFLRELLDAYNIKRYELENYEADDIIGTLSAKAAKEGYTVKVISGDKDLTQLASDKITVDITKKGITDVDSYTPEFVQEKYGISPEQIIDMKGLMGDSSDNIPGVPGVGEKTALKLLKEFGTLENLLESIDQVSGDKLKEKLSDNKAQALMSKELATIIQEAPIEVGLDTIEYDGYEPSKLIAIFKELGFNSLLDKLGVSEEEDTTALEEVDYKIVSEVTEDIFAKESTLIVEILEENYHQADILGFAIVNDNGNFFIPTDVALQSMEFKAWAEDEQQRKNVFDAKSSIVGLRWKGIQLKGIDFDCLIASYILNPSESTVDIASIAKVKGYGNIQADETVYGKGAKRTIPQQDVLAEHLIREAKALHYLKDKLNEELVENEQLELFTELELPLTLILAEMEATGITVDVERLKSMGEELRQKLNSLEQNIFESAGEKFNINSPKQLGSILFEKLNLPPVKKTKTGYSTSADVLEKLSNKHEIIEHILHYRQLGKLQSTYIEGLLKVIYEDSSKVHTRFNQVLTQTGRLSSIDPNLQNIPIRLEEGRKIRQTFIPSQKDWVIFAADYSQIELRVLAHIANDENLIEAFNKDLDIHTKTAMDVFHVSAEEVTGDMRRQAKAVNFGIVYGISDYGLSQSLGITRKEAGQFIERYLESFPGVKNYMEEIVQDAKQKGYVSTLLQRRRYIPEITSRNFNVRSFAERTAMNTPIQGSAADIIKKAMIDMADRLVEEKLESKLLLQVHDELIFEAPRHEIERLEKIVPEVMENAVKLEVPLKVDYSYGPTWYDAK comes from the coding sequence ATGTCAAAAAAGGTAGTATTAATAGATGGAAATAGTATTGCTTATCGTGCTTTTTTTGCACTACCACTACTAAGCAATGAAAAAGGTGTACATACAAACGCAATTTATGGCTTCACTATGATGCTTATGAAAATTCTGGAGGACGAGAAACCTTCCCATATTTTAGTTGCATTTGATGCAGGTAAAACAACATTTCGTCATAAAACATTTGGAGAATACAAAGGTGGCCGTCAAAAAACACCACCAGAATTATCAGAGCAATTTCCATTTCTAAGAGAATTATTAGATGCATACAACATTAAGCGTTACGAGCTTGAAAATTACGAGGCAGATGATATTATTGGTACTCTTTCAGCAAAAGCAGCAAAAGAAGGTTATACAGTAAAGGTCATATCCGGAGATAAAGATTTAACTCAATTAGCATCAGACAAAATCACAGTGGATATAACAAAAAAAGGGATCACAGATGTAGATTCCTATACCCCAGAATTTGTCCAAGAAAAGTATGGAATTAGTCCTGAACAAATTATCGATATGAAGGGTCTTATGGGAGATAGTTCAGATAATATTCCTGGTGTACCGGGCGTTGGCGAAAAAACAGCTTTAAAGCTACTTAAAGAATTTGGGACGCTAGAAAATTTACTTGAGTCTATTGATCAGGTAAGCGGAGATAAATTAAAGGAAAAACTATCAGATAATAAAGCACAGGCTTTGATGAGTAAGGAATTGGCTACCATAATCCAAGAAGCACCCATTGAAGTTGGTCTAGACACAATTGAATATGATGGATATGAACCATCAAAACTTATTGCAATATTTAAAGAACTAGGATTCAATTCATTACTGGACAAGCTCGGAGTATCAGAAGAGGAAGACACTACAGCTTTAGAGGAAGTGGATTACAAGATTGTGTCTGAGGTTACTGAAGATATTTTCGCTAAAGAGTCTACTTTAATAGTTGAGATACTTGAAGAAAATTATCATCAGGCAGATATCCTTGGTTTTGCAATAGTCAATGATAACGGAAACTTTTTTATACCAACTGATGTTGCCTTACAATCAATGGAGTTCAAAGCATGGGCTGAAGATGAGCAACAACGCAAGAATGTCTTTGATGCAAAAAGCTCTATCGTTGGCTTAAGGTGGAAGGGAATACAATTAAAAGGAATTGATTTTGATTGTTTAATTGCCTCGTATATTCTTAACCCTTCAGAATCAACTGTTGATATTGCTTCAATTGCCAAAGTAAAGGGATATGGAAATATACAAGCAGACGAAACGGTGTATGGAAAAGGTGCAAAACGCACGATTCCACAACAGGACGTACTTGCCGAGCATTTAATAAGAGAAGCGAAAGCACTTCACTATTTAAAAGATAAATTAAATGAAGAGTTGGTTGAAAATGAGCAACTTGAACTTTTTACGGAACTTGAATTGCCGCTTACCTTAATTTTAGCTGAGATGGAAGCAACAGGTATAACAGTTGATGTCGAACGATTAAAATCGATGGGAGAAGAATTAAGGCAAAAGCTTAATTCTTTAGAACAAAATATCTTTGAGAGTGCAGGAGAAAAGTTTAATATCAATTCACCTAAACAACTCGGTTCTATCCTTTTCGAGAAACTTAATTTACCACCTGTAAAAAAGACAAAGACCGGATATTCAACATCAGCTGATGTTCTTGAAAAGTTATCAAATAAGCATGAAATAATTGAACACATTCTGCATTATCGACAACTTGGAAAACTTCAATCGACCTATATTGAAGGATTATTAAAGGTCATTTACGAGGATTCAAGTAAGGTCCATACAAGATTCAATCAGGTGTTAACGCAAACAGGGAGACTAAGTTCAATTGATCCTAATTTGCAAAATATCCCTATTCGTTTAGAGGAAGGTAGAAAAATCAGACAAACCTTTATCCCTTCGCAAAAGGATTGGGTTATCTTTGCAGCAGACTACTCGCAAATTGAGTTAAGGGTACTTGCACATATTGCAAACGATGAGAACTTAATTGAAGCATTTAACAAAGATTTAGATATACACACGAAAACAGCAATGGATGTATTCCATGTCTCGGCTGAAGAGGTGACCGGAGATATGAGACGCCAAGCAAAAGCTGTTAATTTTGGTATAGTATATGGAATTAGTGATTACGGCCTTTCTCAAAGTCTGGGTATAACCAGAAAGGAAGCAGGTCAATTCATAGAGCGTTATTTGGAAAGTTTCCCTGGTGTGAAAAACTATATGGAGGAGATCGTTCAGGACGCTAAGCAGAAAGGATATGTGTCAACTTTACTTCAACGCCGTCGTTACATTCCTGAAATAACTAGCCGTAATTTTAATGTTCGTAGCTTTGCAGAACGCACAGCTATGAATACTCCGATACAAGGTAGCGCCGCGGACATTATCAAAAAGGCGATGATTGATATGGCAGACCGTCTAGTAGAAGAGAAGTTAGAATCAAAGTTATTGCTACAGGTTCACGATGAACTTATTTTTGAAGCACCTAGACATGAAATTGAACGTTTAGAAAAAATTGTACCTGAAGTAATGGAGAATGCGGTTAAACTTGAAGTTCCGTTAAAGGTTGATTATTCATATGGCCCAACTTGGTATGACGCGAAATAA
- the hflC gene encoding protease modulator HflC, which produces MTDQNVIDIEQRKQNNDWKKYTKGGIFIVIIVALLVIVLTNLFIVKEGEFKVVRQFGEVVRIESEPGLSYKIPFIQSVSTLPKYQMVYDVEEAEINTKDKKRIIIDNYALWRVDNPKQMIAVTRTVENAEAKLDEFVYSALRTELGQLNYDEIINDEKSNRGSLNDRVTEIVNTLLERDNYGISVTDIRMKRTDLPKENELSVFTRMISERESKAQEYLSMGDAEKNRIIANTDREVKELLAKAQADAETIRGEGEGEAARVYNNAFTKDPSFYNLYRTLESYKRTINGETVIILPSESPYARILMGYTE; this is translated from the coding sequence ATGACTGATCAAAATGTAATAGACATTGAACAACGTAAACAAAACAACGATTGGAAGAAATACACTAAAGGTGGTATCTTCATCGTAATTATTGTTGCGTTACTCGTTATTGTGCTAACAAACCTTTTTATTGTTAAAGAAGGAGAATTTAAGGTAGTCCGTCAATTTGGAGAAGTTGTTCGTATTGAAAGTGAACCTGGTTTGAGTTATAAAATTCCTTTTATTCAGTCTGTGTCAACACTTCCAAAGTATCAAATGGTCTATGATGTTGAGGAAGCTGAAATTAATACAAAAGACAAGAAACGTATTATTATCGATAACTATGCTTTATGGCGTGTGGATAATCCAAAACAAATGATTGCAGTTACCCGTACAGTTGAAAATGCAGAAGCGAAGCTAGATGAGTTTGTATACTCAGCATTGAGAACTGAATTAGGTCAATTAAACTATGACGAGATTATTAATGATGAAAAATCGAATAGAGGGAGTTTAAATGATCGCGTAACAGAAATTGTTAATACACTGTTAGAGCGAGATAACTACGGTATATCTGTAACCGATATTCGTATGAAGAGAACAGATTTACCTAAAGAAAACGAGCTATCCGTATTTACTCGAATGATTTCTGAACGTGAGTCAAAAGCTCAAGAATATTTATCTATGGGTGATGCGGAGAAAAATAGGATTATAGCGAACACGGATAGAGAAGTAAAAGAACTATTAGCCAAAGCCCAGGCAGATGCAGAAACAATTCGTGGTGAAGGGGAAGGAGAAGCGGCAAGAGTTTATAATAACGCCTTTACCAAGGACCCTAGCTTTTATAACCTTTACCGAACTTTAGAATCTTACAAACGTACAATCAATGGTGAAACGGTCATCATCTTACCTTCAGAATCACCATATGCAAGAATATTAATGGGCTACACTGAATAA
- the hflK gene encoding FtsH protease activity modulator HflK, whose product MMSLKRIFITAGLSLVIILLGITAFTSWYTVDESEQAVILTFGKVNEGISEPGLHFKLPWPIQDVQKLSKETFSLQFGYDQKNGEIVDFPDETKMITGDENIVLADLVVQWKITNPGSYLYNSEDPQQILYNATSSSLRSIIGSSRIDDALTSGKAQIEAEVRDLLISLVERYDIGISVTAVKLQDVELPNDDVRKAFTNVTDARETMNTKINEANKYRNQRTQEAEGEKDAIISRAEGDRAARIETARGDVAKFNALYEEYKVSPEITRKRLVLETLDQVLPGAEIYIMSEDGNTMKYLPIRPLEKQTQTAPKDSQEGSGN is encoded by the coding sequence ATGATGAGTCTGAAACGAATTTTTATCACGGCGGGACTATCATTGGTTATCATTCTACTTGGTATTACAGCATTCACATCTTGGTACACAGTAGATGAATCTGAGCAAGCAGTAATCTTAACATTTGGTAAAGTAAATGAAGGGATTAGTGAACCAGGGTTACATTTTAAGCTACCATGGCCAATCCAAGATGTACAAAAATTATCTAAGGAAACATTTAGTTTGCAATTTGGATATGATCAAAAAAACGGAGAAATTGTTGATTTTCCAGATGAAACAAAAATGATTACAGGGGACGAAAACATTGTATTAGCTGATCTTGTAGTACAATGGAAAATTACTAATCCTGGAAGTTATTTATATAATTCAGAAGATCCTCAACAAATCTTATATAATGCAACTTCTTCTTCATTAAGAAGTATTATTGGGAGCTCAAGAATTGATGATGCTCTAACCTCTGGAAAAGCTCAAATAGAAGCTGAGGTAAGAGATTTGCTTATTTCATTAGTTGAAAGATATGATATTGGAATTTCTGTTACAGCAGTTAAACTACAAGATGTTGAGCTTCCAAATGATGATGTTCGTAAAGCTTTTACAAATGTAACGGATGCTCGTGAAACGATGAATACAAAGATTAACGAAGCAAATAAATATCGAAATCAACGAACACAGGAAGCTGAAGGGGAAAAGGACGCAATTATTTCAAGAGCTGAAGGAGATAGAGCAGCTAGAATTGAAACAGCTCGTGGGGACGTTGCGAAATTTAATGCACTTTATGAAGAATACAAAGTCTCTCCTGAAATAACTCGTAAGCGTTTAGTGTTAGAAACTCTTGACCAGGTATTGCCGGGAGCAGAGATTTACATTATGAGTGAAGATGGCAATACAATGAAATATCTTCCAATTAGACCTCTTGAAAAACAAACACAAACTGCACCTAAAGACTCGCAAGAAGGGAGTGGTAACTAA
- a CDS encoding GNAT family N-acetyltransferase, translating to MNIEVLRVEKNEQQILHNIMQFYIYDFSQFINSIEVNEQGLYDPFNLEEYWIHENKHPFFIKVDDVLAGFVLVNSQTETSPASIAEFFILKKYAGKGIGKVVARRIFDMFLGDWKITQIAKNYPAQAFWRSVIKDYTNDQYSETYDNSRRSVQEFNNSEKK from the coding sequence ATGAATATTGAAGTTTTAAGAGTAGAAAAGAATGAACAACAAATATTACATAATATTATGCAGTTTTATATTTATGATTTTAGTCAATTTATTAATAGTATTGAAGTCAATGAACAAGGTTTATATGACCCTTTTAATCTTGAAGAGTATTGGATACACGAAAATAAGCATCCATTTTTTATAAAAGTAGATGATGTATTAGCTGGTTTTGTTTTAGTAAATAGCCAAACCGAAACAAGTCCAGCCTCTATTGCTGAGTTTTTTATACTCAAGAAATATGCAGGAAAAGGTATAGGGAAAGTCGTTGCTCGGAGGATATTTGATATGTTCTTGGGTGATTGGAAAATTACACAAATTGCAAAAAACTATCCAGCACAAGCATTTTGGAGAAGTGTAATAAAAGACTATACAAATGATCAATACAGCGAAACTTATGATAATTCAAGAAGATCCGTTCAAGAATTTAATAACAGTGAAAAAAAATAA
- the pnpS gene encoding two-component system histidine kinase PnpS, with protein MNNFRSRLLFALITLIVSVLLGLGILLGQMFKSFYLNTFNERMEKEADLVSIYVSEGGLFYHPNLNEKMHNIEGALDSRITIINHAGKILYDANGHEEYSKTIHEQHISTILNDYVNDKKSFHLIVEEYDMYYYGVPLLATDETVEGYIILSSPVDSLRKVNQQIWGLLISSLGVAFIVILFLGVRITSQYTKPIESATKVAIELAKGNFKARTYETDLDETSALNRSINILARNLQDMTKAHEMQHDRLRTLIENMGSGLILIDGRGYINLVNRAYKEIFEIETSSYLSHLYNEALPHKSVVSLIEEVFMKEEKVRRQLVLPLKIERRHFEVYGTPIIGTNSEWKGVVVLFHDITELKRLEQMRKDFVANVSHELKTPITSIKGFSETLLDGAMKDEKTLEYFLSIILKESDRLQELIQELLDLSKMEQQGFQLNYQQVNIVEILNEILVLLGGKAENKDIELSLMSGHQPMVEGDSYRLKQVFLNLISNGITYTPAGGKVLIEVSDLEDTIQVKIRDTGIGIEKDEIPRIFERFYRVDKARSRNSGGTGLGLAIVKHLVEAHHGTLAVNSKVGEGTTFIVNLKRSIS; from the coding sequence ATGAATAATTTTCGTTCACGGCTGCTCTTTGCTCTCATAACCTTAATTGTTTCTGTGCTTCTCGGTTTAGGGATTTTATTAGGACAGATGTTTAAAAGCTTCTATTTAAATACATTTAACGAACGAATGGAAAAGGAAGCTGACCTAGTTTCAATCTACGTATCTGAAGGTGGATTATTTTATCATCCTAATTTGAATGAGAAAATGCATAACATAGAGGGAGCACTTGATTCAAGAATAACAATTATAAATCATGCCGGTAAAATTCTGTATGATGCGAATGGACATGAGGAATATAGTAAAACCATTCATGAACAACATATAAGTACAATCCTAAATGATTACGTAAATGACAAAAAGAGCTTTCACTTAATTGTAGAAGAATATGATATGTATTACTATGGAGTGCCTTTACTTGCTACAGACGAAACTGTTGAGGGATATATTATACTTAGCTCTCCTGTTGATTCTTTAAGAAAGGTAAACCAACAAATTTGGGGATTATTAATTAGTAGCTTAGGAGTTGCTTTTATAGTCATTCTGTTTCTTGGAGTAAGGATTACTTCACAGTATACGAAGCCGATTGAGTCTGCTACTAAAGTTGCAATTGAATTAGCTAAGGGAAACTTCAAGGCTAGAACATATGAAACCGATTTGGATGAAACAAGTGCACTTAATCGTTCGATTAATATTTTGGCTAGAAATCTACAGGATATGACTAAAGCACATGAAATGCAGCATGACCGCCTTCGAACCTTAATAGAAAATATGGGAAGTGGACTTATTCTTATTGATGGTAGGGGGTATATCAACCTTGTAAATCGTGCCTACAAGGAAATATTTGAGATAGAAACATCAAGTTATTTATCACATCTTTATAATGAAGCCTTACCGCATAAATCGGTTGTGTCATTAATTGAAGAAGTTTTTATGAAAGAAGAAAAAGTTCGTAGACAGCTTGTTCTTCCTCTGAAAATTGAACGAAGACATTTCGAAGTGTATGGGACACCAATCATCGGTACGAATAGTGAATGGAAAGGTGTTGTAGTTCTTTTCCATGATATCACAGAATTAAAAAGACTTGAACAAATGAGGAAGGACTTTGTAGCCAATGTTTCTCATGAACTAAAAACTCCGATTACATCTATAAAAGGTTTCTCAGAAACTCTTTTAGATGGAGCAATGAAGGATGAAAAGACATTAGAGTATTTTCTTTCTATTATTCTTAAGGAAAGTGATCGGCTCCAAGAGCTTATACAGGAATTATTGGATTTATCTAAGATGGAGCAACAAGGCTTTCAGTTGAATTACCAACAGGTAAATATTGTTGAAATATTAAATGAGATACTGGTATTACTGGGAGGAAAAGCAGAGAATAAAGATATTGAACTCTCACTAATGTCAGGTCACCAACCAATGGTTGAGGGAGATAGCTATCGATTAAAACAAGTATTTCTAAATTTAATCAGTAATGGCATTACGTATACACCAGCTGGGGGAAAAGTTTTAATTGAAGTTAGTGATTTAGAAGACACCATTCAAGTTAAGATTAGGGACACTGGAATAGGTATTGAAAAGGATGAAATTCCTCGGATATTTGAAAGGTTTTATCGAGTGGACAAGGCAAGGAGTAGAAACTCAGGCGGAACTGGATTAGGTTTAGCGATTGTAAAACACCTTGTTGAAGCTCATCATGGGACACTGGCTGTGAACAGTAAAGTTGGTGAAGGTACTACATTTATAGTTAACTTAAAAAGAAGCATTTCTTAA